A single region of the Idiomarinaceae bacterium HL-53 genome encodes:
- a CDS encoding Iron-regulated ABC transporter permease protein SufD, which produces MSQWLDNVVARGAEHLSELAPVRSASLAKLREQSWPTRRTEAWRYTSLHAIAESKLATDMAPVNYTAPTVEGLNSIDLVAVNGALVTKIADLNLPIGLEIDSLSTLVQSDADAVNALMNAAKPEHHLFGLVNDVMSHEGWVIRVAAHTKLETPIRIVNYTSEGVEAHFRVLVELGEGAECTVIEHGEGTATSINTVFSEYVVGDRAELEHYRFAMHGQQAIHVGGCHIKLGEASKLNSTVVGYGSELSRLDIDVIHSAEHAQAKLNAIYLLGVKEHFDLHTTIEHAKPNGTTEENARGIVGDKARATFNGRIHIHRDAQKTLAELNNRNLLLSRGGQINTKPELEIYADDVQCAHGATVAEISEQALYYLLSRGIPKARALVMLNFGFIQELISHVPNKALSNWLQPMLRARFEEMGQI; this is translated from the coding sequence ATGAGCCAATGGCTAGACAATGTCGTGGCACGCGGTGCTGAACATTTGAGCGAACTCGCTCCCGTTCGCAGTGCCTCGCTCGCGAAGCTGAGAGAACAGTCGTGGCCAACTCGGCGAACTGAAGCGTGGCGTTACACGTCTTTGCATGCAATTGCGGAGTCTAAATTAGCCACAGACATGGCGCCGGTGAACTACACAGCACCAACCGTTGAGGGCTTGAATAGTATTGATCTTGTGGCAGTGAATGGTGCCTTGGTTACGAAGATTGCAGACCTTAACCTCCCTATTGGCTTGGAAATTGACTCACTTTCAACGCTCGTGCAGAGTGATGCCGATGCGGTTAATGCATTGATGAACGCGGCAAAACCCGAACATCATTTATTCGGCTTAGTGAATGACGTCATGAGCCACGAAGGTTGGGTAATTCGCGTTGCAGCACATACCAAGTTGGAAACGCCAATTCGGATCGTAAATTACACGAGTGAAGGCGTTGAAGCGCACTTTCGGGTGTTGGTGGAGCTAGGTGAAGGTGCAGAGTGTACGGTAATCGAACACGGTGAAGGAACCGCGACTAGCATCAATACTGTATTCTCAGAATATGTCGTGGGCGATCGCGCAGAGTTAGAACATTATCGTTTCGCAATGCATGGGCAGCAGGCGATTCATGTGGGTGGTTGCCATATAAAGTTGGGTGAAGCATCTAAATTGAACAGTACTGTGGTTGGCTACGGTAGCGAATTAAGCCGTCTCGACATTGACGTGATCCACAGTGCTGAACATGCGCAAGCGAAGTTAAATGCAATTTATTTACTCGGTGTGAAAGAGCATTTCGATCTACACACGACGATTGAACACGCGAAGCCAAACGGTACGACCGAAGAGAACGCTCGCGGTATCGTAGGTGACAAAGCCCGTGCCACCTTTAACGGACGTATTCATATTCACCGTGATGCGCAAAAGACGCTAGCAGAACTCAATAACCGGAATTTGTTGCTCTCTCGCGGTGGGCAAATTAATACCAAACCTGAGTTAGAAATTTACGCCGATGATGTACAGTGTGCCCATGGTGCGACGGTTGCAGAAATTTCTGAGCAAGCTCTGTATTACCTGCTCTCACGTGGAATTCCAAAAGCGAGAGCGTTGGTAATGCTGAACTTTGGCTTTATTCAAGAGCTTATTTCACATGTACCGAATAAGGCGCTCTCAAATTGGTTACAACCTATGTTACGCGCAAGATTTGAGGAAATGGGGCAAATATGA